catagtaGCTTTATGCATGTCTCAGCCCTAACGgcttaaaattgacaaagtttcatacaaactttcatgccctattttatccccttggggtagaattgatcaaaaccCCTTCTTacgcggatgcctacgtcataacatctacctgtatCACTTAGTTTCAtggcaaacattaaaaaaacacttttaaaaatcaaaGTCACTAGTGAAGGTTTGccagtatgttttattttttgctgAAAATTATGATATGCCTTAatacacataaaattaaaacaaaatgtatcgaaatgagtatataaattattattacttattttgatctacaaataattaataacaaaataaacaataagcAAATATTATAACCATAGAAACTGGCCTATCTACCAATTAAAACCGTCCtgcaatttgatttttttattaataggctGAATAAAAGGAATGTTTGGAAAATGGGCATTTTAATAAAAGTCCGATACATTTTCAATGAGTCGTGTCGGCAACAGCGACCAGCAATTAGTGACACGCAAGCAAACTACCTGACATTCATGACTCGTTAGACGATTTACTAACAGTATGTACACCTATTTTATGTAGCACTACAACCATACGACTGAACGATTCGATTACGATTACGACATAAACGACTGAAGCGTATTTGGCATAGGCATAGGTATGGAGATTCCGCGACGGAGCGCTGTCGCGAGCGGACGTGTGCTCTGTGCCGTCTGCTTACGTCACGCACGTCGAATTATCAATTACGATTATTCGATATTGAAGTTTTGTTAGATTACAAAGGCCCTTATCAGGGCCACTTTGTGTTGTTGGGAGTCATTGCTTGTTAGGTGTTGTTGTTctaaattgttgtttttatttcaaagtataaaaatagCCCCTTTGAGGGTCGGGAGTTTATAGGTATTGTTACTTTGTTATTTAACTGTTGTCGGCTGTATTGTTGTATGGTATTGCTAGATATAGATTCTTGTTgatttttctcatttttgtttgttgttattatATTGTCGTTTGTGCTGGTAGTCGCTAGGCGCCGACCCGTCTGGCTAGCCAGGCGGGTATAAACACGACTATGGCCGACGACCAGTCTTCGGGCATGGATGTTGCGCCTGTACGCAGAAGTCGCCGCGCGGTCCCAAATTACCGTAACCTGGGCCCGGCCACGCGGTTCTTACGACGTGACGAGTCTGTGTCGCCGAGCTCGCGAGATTCATCGCGCTCCATGACGCCGGTGCCCCGTGGCACAGGGATTGCCGCCGCTAGAGCGGATTTGCTAGCCGCGCGAAAGGAAGCTCGAGAGGAGGCGTTCAACCAGCTCCTTAAGGACAGAATCGTTCGCAAAGAAATGACGGAGCCTGTTCTAGACCCAGAAGAGGGGATGGCTAGTGGGGCCTCATGCCGTGAGGACCCCGCGGGACTCACGTCCGAGGAGCTGCGGGCCTCGGCGGGCCGGAGCGTGGCTGCCATAATGCAGATGGCTGCACGCTCGAATAACCTGAAGGGTACGTTCGTGCGCCGTTTCAAAGATGCGGCGACTGAACTGCAAGAGATCGTGGAGGCCCTCGCGTCTCGGACCGAGGCTGAAGAAACTCGTAGGGTCCGTGCTGATAATGCTCGGCTACGAACCGAGGTTGAAAGCCTAAAAGCAGAGTTGAAAGCTCACCGGCGCGAATTCTCGGAGATGAGGACTGCTGCTAAAAGTGCAGCAGAAGAAAATATGACGTCACCTACACCGGGAGTAGACTTGATAGAAGAACTAAAGGCCTCCATTGTGGCCTCGGTCGGGGTAATGTTGGATGCCCGTTTCGCGGGCATTGAGGAGCGCCTTCTCCCTCAGAAGGTGATTCGCCCTCCTCTGGGGGCGGACAGAAGGAAATCGGCCACGCAGCCAGAGTCAACTGATGGTGCTGGAACGGAATCGGCGTCCCCTGGAGCTCCTCCGGCGACTGCTGGACCAAGTGGGTCAACGCCGGACGCCGATAGTTGGGCCACCGTTGCAGGGCGAAAAAGAAAGAAGGCCCCGTCTCGTCCGGCAACGTCTGCCGCTGATCTGACGAACCTTCCGAAGGGTCCCAATGCAGCTGCCCCCAAAAGGGCCGAGCGTAACTTGGCCCCCCCTAAAAACGCCGCAGTTCTTATAACAGTAACGTCGGACTCTGCAAAAAAGGG
This sequence is a window from Bicyclus anynana chromosome 16, ilBicAnyn1.1, whole genome shotgun sequence. Protein-coding genes within it:
- the LOC128198871 gene encoding uncharacterized protein LOC128198871, with product MADDQSSGMDVAPVRRSRRAVPNYRNLGPATRFLRRDESVSPSSRDSSRSMTPVPRGTGIAAARADLLAARKEAREEAFNQLLKDRIVRKEMTEPVLDPEEGMASGASCREDPAGLTSEELRASAGRSVAAIMQMAARSNNLKGTFVRRFKDAATELQEIVEALASRTEAEETRRVRADNARLRTEVESLKAELKAHRREFSEMRTAAKSAAEENMTSPTPGVDLIEELKASIVASVGVMLDARFAGIEERLLPQKVIRPPLGADRRKSATQPESTDGAGTESASPGAPPATAGPSGSTPDADSWATVAGRKRKKAPSRPATSAADLTNLPKGPNAAAPKRAERNLAPPKNAAVLITVTSDSAKKGVTYAQVLERAERKINLQDLGIGAGMKIRRAATGARLLELPQGQTHEQAEILAGRLRVALDGVAEVNCPTKTVTLRVSDLDDSATTQKVAAAVALAGGCLQSAVKVSDVQPGLRGVGSAMVYCPVDAAKKNM